A DNA window from Hydractinia symbiolongicarpus strain clone_291-10 chromosome 6, HSymV2.1, whole genome shotgun sequence contains the following coding sequences:
- the LOC130647487 gene encoding diacylglycerol kinase theta-like — translation MAIAFCCCCIKEKTNQVVPIVISEPSVVIDAQDVIEIESSFQNISTMELVDGSQNSVLNEEIDPGHYFKKKTFHKPTYCHHCADLLWGLTNQGMQCTVCGFVTHERCRTTIMTPCNTKASTLVQVPRLHTLIKLSNDKKKYCNVCRHRIDNSHSFQCQACSYYIHDNCRKQIVHCCKTMAGYVKNTAQLKVKHYHHWCEGHLPLSSKCRICSKTCASNDCLTGLRCSWCLTTVHSYCVKTHPVECDFGSLRNMVLPPYVLQQLNPSTSQVPSDENGWTAVSNGINDVGHKIYENGDSNSSHILPIYEGSIKNPHGWRNVSITEQSTTKEILKEALHKFQIKDEKTKYFLILLRKQSSEVKLGDNEKPWVYIKDNITNQPQIFLRHVKLDNKDLKLVLHAGSINASVTQITMKVNMTSPSNEIVIKALDMFKLEKKNADDYCITQMRVTSQKVLETSLDNDESIYEALVERRKQTIQELHSTRFYLQPKDEPLTNLSLFIEHLPVDLTKHQYQYLLTDVVGKWDDGMNMTALFPAQGAVVIEFDVVETLMKVISRLNEGIIDGKKLRLHLLPEIKEKLIPKEACPIIVFVNGKSGGGQGWKLLTTFKRLLNPYQVVDILDGGPLPILYMFRNVKRFRILICGGDGTFGWVLSCLDEIRYNILRCKQPASALLPLGTGNDLARVLNWGSGYSSESPLAILMAISYASETMLDRWNVVFDSSVYNASGQACQDHDPINIVAMNNYFGVGIDAKVCLEFHMSREENPEKFTSRFHNKGVYFKAGVRNLTRHSMTNLQDRIEIIVDGEEVDLPSIEGVAVNNINSWGGGSDPWGKDRDEKFAPQRFNDNLLELIGFTGVYHMGKIKSGLSTGIRIAQGTQINIKLKESLPVQVDGEPWLQVPCSIMIRPTLQQARMLVKPSVSPAQIVKSRTPPLASKFKHESEQTRRYTVGVTNWYH, via the exons ATGGCAATAGCTTTCTGTTGTTGCTGcattaaagaaaaaactaaTCAAGTAGTACCCATTGTAATAAGCGAACCTTCTGTTGTTATCGATGCTCAAGACGTCATAGAAATTGAAAGTAGTTTTCAGAACATTTCAACCATGGAACTTGTGGATGGATCACAAAATAGTGTATTAAATGAGGAAATTGATCCAGGGCATTACTTCAAGAAAAAAACGTTTCACAAACCAACTTATTGTCATCACTGTGCAGATTTGTTATGGGGTTTAACAAACCAAGGAATGCAGTGTACAG TTTGTGGATTTGTGACACATGAAAGATGTCGAACTACAATTATGACACCATGCAACACTAAAGCATCAACATTGGTTCAG GTTCCAAGGTTGCACACACTTATCAAACTTTCCAATGATAAAAAGAAGTATTGTAATGTGTGCAGACATCGAATTGACAATTCTCACAGTTTTCAATGTCAAG cGTGTAGTTACTATATTCACGATAACTGTCGTAAGCAAATAGTTCATTGTTGTAAAACTATGGCTGGTTATGTAAAAAACACTGCACAG TTAAAAGTCAAGCATTACCATCATTGGTGTGAAGGACATTTACCACTGAGTTCAAAATGTAGAATTTGCAGTAAAACTTGTGCAAGCAATGATTGTTTAACTGGTCTACGCTGTTCTTGGTGTCTCACAACT GTGCATTCCTACTGTGTGAAAACGCATCCTGTGGAGTGTGATTTTGGAAGCCTACGCAACATGGTTCTCCCTCCATACGTGTTGCAGCAACTCAATCCAAGTACCTCACAAGTACCTTCAGATGAAAATG GATGGACAGCTGTTTCAAATGGAATCAATGATGTTGGAcataaaatttatgaaaatggtGATTCTAATTCAAGTCATATATTACCGATTTATGAAGGTTCAATTAAAAACCCGCATGGCTGGAGGAATGTCAGTATTACAGAACaatcaacaacaaaagaaatcttg AAAGAAGCTCTACATAAGTTCCAGATCAaagatgaaaaaacaaaatattttcttatactCTTACGCAAACAAT CTTCTGAAGTTAAACTTGGTGACAATGAAAAACCATGGGTATATATAAAAGATAATATAACGAACCAGCCACAGATATTTCTACGACATGTT aaattggaTAACAAAGATCTAAAGCTAGTTTTGCATGCTGGTTCAATCAA tgCATCTGTCACGCAAATCACCATGAAAGTTAACATGACATCACCTTCAAATGAAATAGTTATCAAAGCATTAGATATGTTCAAACTGGAAAAG aaAAATGCAGATGATTATTGTATTACACAAATGCGTGTGACGTCACAAAAAG TGCTAGAAACATCCTTAGACAATGATGAATCGATTTACGAAGCGTTGGTTGAAAGAAGAAAG CAAACCATCCAAGAATTGCATTCAACACGATTTTATTTACAACCGAAAGATGAGCCACTAACCAACCTTTCATTATTCATCGAACACCTGCCTGTTGATTTAACAAAACATCAGTATCAGTACCTTCTGACTGATGTTGTTGGAAAAT GGGACGATGGTATGAATATGACAGCGCTTTTTCCTGCACAAG GAGCTGTTGTGATAGAATTTGACGTTGTTGAGACATTAATGAAAGTGATCAGCAGGTTAAACGAAGGTATAATCGACGGAAAGAAGCTTCGACTGCATCTACTTCCCGAAATTAAG GAAAAACTCATCCCAAAAGAAGCTTGTCCAATCATTGTATTCGTGAACGGCAAAAGCGGAGGTGGTCAAGGCTGGAAGTTATTAACAACTTTCAAGAGATTATTGAATCCATACCAAGTAGTTGATATTCTAGATGGTGGTCCACTTCCAAT ATTGTACATGTTCAGAAACGTAAAACGTTTCCGTATTTTGATCTGCGGTGGAGATGGAACATTCGGTTGGGTGCTCTCCTGCTTAGATGAAATTCGATACAATATTTTAAGATGTAAACAGCCTGCATCAGCTCTTTTACCGCTCGGTACAG GAAATGATCTTGCTCGAGTTCTTAACTGGGGTTCTGGCTATTCCAGCGAATCTCCGCTTGCCATATTAATGGCTATATCATATGCATCAGAGACCATGCTGGATAG ATGGAATGTTGTATTCGATTCTTCTGTGTACAACGCCAGCGGTCAAGCATGTCAGGATCATGATCCTATCAATATTGTCGCTATGAATAATTATTTTGGCGTTGGTATTGATGCTAAAGTGTGCTTAGAATTCCATATGTCAAGAGAAGAGAATCCTGAAAAATTTACTAGCAG atttcacaATAAAGGTGTGTATTTTAAGGCAGGTGTACGTAACCTCACACGCCACAGTATGACCAACTTACAAGATAGAATCGAAATCATA GTTGATGGAGAAGAAGTTGATTTACCATCTATTGAAGGTGTAGCTGTCAATAATATCAACAG TTGGGGTGGAGGATCGGATCCATGGGGAAAAGACCGCGACGAG AAATTTGCGCCTCAAAGATTCAACGATAATTTGCTGGAACTGATCGGGTTTACCGGCGTTTATCATATG GGAAAAATAAAAAGTGGGTTGTCAACTGGCATCCGTATTGCGCAGGGAACACAG atTAACATAAAACTGAAAGAATCGCTACCAGTGCAAGTGGATGGCGAGCCATGGTTGCAAGTCCCCTGTTCAATTATGATACGACCAACACTTCAACAG GCACGCATGCTTGTGAAGCCGTCAGTGTCTCCTGCACAGATTGTTAAATCACGCACTCCTCCTTTGGCGTCCAAATTTAAACACGAAAGCGAGCAAACCCGACGATATACCGTCGGTGTAACTAATTGGTATCATTAG
- the LOC130647491 gene encoding translation machinery-associated protein 16-like isoform X2, giving the protein MPKIESKLQKKRKEKQIHPNSRKAAQLSKELHKLDRRQKRKNEHDTKSSALRDKIFWFKSQLSEDKDRFSLVEVSNLISRYINRFEDRLDEIKKQNELNKEQKRHGHAHASEENAIKMVFEKEHGLFVAGHFEAPDLTNRKNVKFLRNWDGDVKDLPNIKLKNFKEQELICVGMDVEEGENVEEVENDE; this is encoded by the exons atg CCGAAAATTGAGTCAAAATTACAGAAGAAGAGAAAGGAGAAGCAGATCCATCCTAACTCAAGAAAAGCAGCACAGCTTTCAAAAGAACTACATAAACTCGATAGGCGGCAAAA aCGCAAGAATGAGCATGATACTAAATCTTCTGCGCTGA GAGATAAGATATTTTGGTTTAAAAGTCAACTTAGCGAAGACAAGGACAGATTTTCTCTTGTTGAAGTATCAAATCTTATATCAAG ATACATTAACCGTTTTGAAGACAGATTGgacgaaattaaaaaacaaaacgagtTGAACAAAGAACAGAAAAGACATGGCCACGCACATGCGTCAGAAGAAAACGCCATTAAAATGGTCTTCGAAAAGGAGCATGGTTTGTTTGTTGCTGGACATTTTG AAGCTCCTGATTTAACAAATCGCAAGAATGTGAAATTTCTACG TAATTGGGATGGCGACGTGAAGGATCTACCTAACATAAAActaaagaactttaaagaacAAGAACTCATCTGTGTTGGTATGGATGTTGAAGAGGGGGAAAACGTGGAAGAAGTGGAAAATGATGAATAg
- the LOC130647491 gene encoding translation machinery-associated protein 16-like isoform X1, with amino-acid sequence MQLEILENYSFQPKIESKLQKKRKEKQIHPNSRKAAQLSKELHKLDRRQKRKNEHDTKSSALRDKIFWFKSQLSEDKDRFSLVEVSNLISRYINRFEDRLDEIKKQNELNKEQKRHGHAHASEENAIKMVFEKEHGLFVAGHFEAPDLTNRKNVKFLRNWDGDVKDLPNIKLKNFKEQELICVGMDVEEGENVEEVENDE; translated from the exons ATGCAGCTCGAAATTCTCGAAAATTATTCATTTCAGCCGAAAATTGAGTCAAAATTACAGAAGAAGAGAAAGGAGAAGCAGATCCATCCTAACTCAAGAAAAGCAGCACAGCTTTCAAAAGAACTACATAAACTCGATAGGCGGCAAAA aCGCAAGAATGAGCATGATACTAAATCTTCTGCGCTGA GAGATAAGATATTTTGGTTTAAAAGTCAACTTAGCGAAGACAAGGACAGATTTTCTCTTGTTGAAGTATCAAATCTTATATCAAG ATACATTAACCGTTTTGAAGACAGATTGgacgaaattaaaaaacaaaacgagtTGAACAAAGAACAGAAAAGACATGGCCACGCACATGCGTCAGAAGAAAACGCCATTAAAATGGTCTTCGAAAAGGAGCATGGTTTGTTTGTTGCTGGACATTTTG AAGCTCCTGATTTAACAAATCGCAAGAATGTGAAATTTCTACG TAATTGGGATGGCGACGTGAAGGATCTACCTAACATAAAActaaagaactttaaagaacAAGAACTCATCTGTGTTGGTATGGATGTTGAAGAGGGGGAAAACGTGGAAGAAGTGGAAAATGATGAATAg
- the LOC130647489 gene encoding 60S acidic ribosomal protein P0-like yields MVREDRSTWKTNYFTRIENLLETFPKCFMVSADNVGSKQMQQIRIALRGKGEVLMGKNTMMRKAIRGQIPKIPQLEKLLPHIVGNVGFVFTNEDLTEIRDTLLSNKKEAPAKAGAIAPLDVFVPAGNTGMGPEKTSFFQALAIPTKITKGMIEILSEIHLIKKDEKVGASEASLLQMLNIRPFHYGLVVKIVYDNGSVFNPSILDITDDDLLAKFAAGVSNVAAISLAIGYPTTASVPHSIINGFKNIAAVCLEADFDIPQIATIKEYLADPSKFAAAVATSAPAGGAQEEKKEEKKQESEEESDDDMGFGLFD; encoded by the exons ATGGTCAGGGAAGACAGATCAACTTGGAAAACAAACTACTTTACAAGAATTGAAAATCTTCTGGAAAcctttccaaaatgttttatgGTCTCAGCTGATAATGTTGGTTCAAAACAGATGCAACAAATCCGTATCGCATTAAGAGGAAAAGGTGAAGTGTTGATGGGCAAAAACACCATGATGAGAAAGGCTATTCGTGGACAAATTCCTAAAATTCCCCAACTTGAAAA GCTTCTTCCACACATTGTTGGAAATGTAGGCTTTGTGTTCACAAATGAAGATTTGACAGAGATTCGAGACACTCTACTTAGCAACAAAAAAGAAGCTCCTGCAAAAGCTGGTGCCATTGCCCCCCTAGATGTCTTTGTTCCTGCTGGAAATACTGGTATGGGTCCAGAGAAAACATCTTTCTTCCAAGCTTTGGCTATCCCAACTAAGATTACAAAGGGTATGATTGAAATATTGAGTGAGATCCATTTGATCAAAAAGGATGAGAAG gtTGGTGCTTCTGAAGCTTCATTACTTCAGATGTTGAACATTCGACCTTTCCATTATGGTCTTGTTGTCAAAATTGTTTACGATAACGGTAGTGTCTTTAATCCCAGCATCCTTGATATCACTGATGACGATTTGTTAGCCAAATTTGCAGCA GGTGTATCAAATGTTGCTGCTATTTCACTGGCTATTGGATACCCGACTACTGCTTCTGTTCCTCATTCCATCATCAATGGCTTTAAG AATATTGCTGCAGTGTGTTTGGAAGCAGATTTTGACATACCACAGATCGCTACG ATCAAAGAATATTTAGCTGACCCAAGCAAGTTTGCAGCCGCTGTTGCCACCAGTGCTCCAGCTGGTGGTGCTCaggaagaaaagaaagaagagaaaaaacaagaatccGAAGAAGAATCTGACGACGATATGGGTTTTGGATTGTTTGATTAA